The segment tcagtgTTGGGCTGCTGGATCTGCACACTGGCAGCATGCATTTACCCCCCTTGGCACAGTGCtgacttttctcttttccccatgTGCTTCCCTTGCTCTGTGTGATAtaaggcagcagctcctggtcCATGAGGCTTGGCTGTGCTGGCCTGCGCAGACGGTGGCTTTGCAGCACAGCCTTTCCCATACGTGCAGCCGGCCTGTGGCCCTGCTCGACCTGGGCATGAAGGGTGCTCTGACCTGTTTGGGAGGTTTGGGGACGCCAGGCTGGAGTGTCACCAGGAGAAGAGCATGTGTCCTGCCAGACAGGATCCATCTCTGGATTTCTATAGCCACCTCACCATTTGGGGCCAGACCCTTTGCTCTGCATGTCTCTGTGGAGGTGCTCTCGCTCAGATGTGGATGAGGAGCTCAAATCGCTTGCAGGTACAGGGTGTTCTgcccccaccacctccctgctcTGTTCCCGTCCATCTGTGCTGTGATCTCTGGCAGCTGCCTCTGCGGCGTCTGAGCTGGAGCTGGTGGGTATCAGCCCACTGGTGGTCCCCCCTGAGATGCGcctggctgagccccaggaAAGGGCTTGCTGAAGGCTGGGAGCACAGAGGGCTTTATTCCTGCTCCATCCTTCTCATGGGGAGCCATGGGACGGGGACTGCCTTACTGAGCCCAGCCACCAGCGGCACAGGTAACACCAAAGACCTTCCGTTAATTCAGGGAGGGGAGCGTTGCCcacaggctgtggctgtgctcgGAGGCTGCTGGGCATGCTGGAGGGGAGGGTCTGTGGGAGCGCAGGGCGCAGCATGGAGGTCAGCCGAGGGGACAGTCAGCGTGTCCACAACCTGCTCCTGCCAGGGGCCAAGCGTcccccaccctgcagcagctcctccagccacTTTCATCCCTTGATGTGTCCCAAAcgagaagcaaagcaaaggtgGCACCTGGGCTGCCCTGAGGAGGGGCTTTGGATCTCCCAAGTCCCTGCATTGGCCATAACTGGGCAAAATAGGACATCTTGAGCCATCCCAGGCTCACACAAGGACTTGAGCCATCCTTGCCTGATGGCTGAGCTGGCCCTGGGCCCTGCTAAGGTCCCTCTGCAGTGGGATGCTCATGCCTGCCTTGTCTCTACATCCCTTTTTATTCTGTCTTGCTGGGGCACTTATGCTGaccctgctttcctgcttaGGCAGCcacatgcttttctgaaagcatcttcttgtgattttattccttttgtaCTCTTTTGTTGTGAATATCTGTCATTTTGTAACCAACTGCAGGGCGATGGGGCTAGCCCTGCCCCCCCAGGCTTCACCTAGGAACAGAAAATGTAATGCATGTTGAAGTGTTATTAACTCTGTATTTAGATCCTTGTTGAATCCTCGTTTGAAAGCTTTGATGCAGGCAAATCAGAGTTTGTGTGTTTGCTATTCTGAGGAGCTTGGAGCAGTCTCTAGAAGGAAGTGTCCTAAACCTCAGCCTCCTGTGTATTTCCTACGGCTTTATGTAATAAACCGTTTTAGTGATGCTTGCTCTCATGTTTCTCTCGAACAGCAGGCACAGGGCAGAGCACTGTCTGAATCAGTGTTGCGGCTCTGTGCTCAGCCTTGTCCTCACCCCTAACCCCCTACTGGGGATGGCTAATCCCCCCAGTGCTCACGCCTCCCACTCCCCAAACCGCACGCCTGGTACCAGCCCCATGGGTTATGGCAGCGGAACAGCAGCTCCCTCTTCCTGCTGTGCGGCTGCAGTAGGTCCCTGGTTCCAGGGCTGCCTGTTTGTCCATGCCTGCTGTCTGTCCAGGCAGGCTGTTCTGCGGGACGGGCCTGAGCAGGACCCAGCTGGTGCCAGCGCTGCATGGGCACGATGCCTCCGGGCTGGCTGTCGGGTcgggctcagcagcagccaggatgCTGCACTGCCGCAGGAGCTGGTCTGGGTGGCTGCGATACCCAATCGTATCCTGCTGTGCCTCAGTCCCCCTGCAATACGTATCCCCAGTCCACACACGTAGGCTCTGGGGCGGAGGTTTCGTGGGGAAGTTGCTGTTGTAGCCTCCAGTTGGGGTAACAGTGGTCTTCTGGCAGCCTTCCCTGAAGCGGTGCATGCTCATTATTCACTTTTATCAGCTGGGGAGCCATTTATTCCCCTAACATCTGAAACTATTTTCCACAGATTCCTTTACATTTACTAACAGCGGCCATGACTTCCTCTGGGCttgccttccccagcaccccactgtATTCTCCATGCATGGTGGCTCAGCTCCAGTAGGTGCTGCTCCGGCGGCACCACAACACTGGCTCTGTGGACGTGCGTTCCTGGCTCCTTCAAAGGCTTCTGCTCTGGCAGGGTTTTTAAAGTaagatttttgttgctgttgctgcccTGTGACCTGCGCCGGGCTCTGGTTTTGCTGCCGCTCAGCCTCAAGGGGTGAGCGAGCAGCTCCAGCCGGGGAGGTTTCCAGCTGAGCCTGTCCTCCAGCAGGAGCACCACAAACCCTTGTTTCTGCAGCGCTGTTTCCAGGGATTAACCACAAAAGGTTTCTGTACAAAGGGCCTCTGGGCTCCTCTTTCAGTCAGCCTCAAGAGCCTCACGTTTTTAGCCAAAAAAGGAAATGACCCAGCTGCACGTAGCACTGGAACATCTGGATTTTATCCCTGTCATGAATGGGTCATGGCTATGCACGGCCCAGTGCCTGATTTACGGGAGGGGGAGGGTGATGTCATCCACAAACATCCCCCGAGACTCCCGGAGTGTGGGTCTAAAACAGtcatgaaaatattattaagcACAGGCGAATAGTGCaggggggagggcagggctggggctgctgcgcaGGGTgaggtgggagcagggaaaCTCGCTGGGAGTccagggcagcactgggggTGTAGAAAGAGGCTCCAGCATTAACCGAATGTGCCTGAGCTGGGCTCACCTGCACCACCAGCATGGGAAGGACGGTGACTGGATTTGCATCCCGATGGGCAGAGCCGGGTCCAAGCCACTGCCTGCCCCGGCCCCAGTGAGATGTCCCGAAAGGGCTGCTGGCTCTGGGCCAGGGCGAATGCAGGGTGAGAGCAGggccctgccctgggctggctggtgcggccgcagggatggggacagggacagggtcATGACGCTCCCTGGTGCCTGGAAGCAGCCTTTCGTCACGGCCCAGGGCACCAGAAGCAGCTTAGCTCAGCAGTGGTGCCCATGCTGGGCGCATGCCGGCTGTGTGCTTCCTCCGCTGGAGACGGACACGGCTGCTCCTGGCTCAGGCTCGCTGCCGGCAGCGGTTTCACTTCCCAGGGGTTTGTTCTCTTTCCAGCCACAGTTCACCCTGGAggagagctgagctgagctgttGGAGCGTCGGGTACGGTCTGCGCAGCAGCGACGTGTGCCGGTGTCCCGGAGCTGACGGGAGCTGCGTGGCTGGGGAGCGAGCTCTGCCTCCTCCCGCCTgtggctgggcaggagggaaagGCTAATTTCAGCTCCCCGCTGCCCGCTGGCGTTTGCCTCTTTTCTAGCTGTAGCTGCACACAGGTTCAGACAGTGTGTCAGGTTACCGTGCCGGTAATGCCTTGTCTGGGCTCCCCAAGCTGAGCACAGGCCTGGCTTGCCTGCTCTGGGGTCCCACCAGGTGACCGGTCAGGAGGCTGCGCCAGCGCTGGGCGAAGCCAGGGGCTCAGGCTTGGCCCCACGATAGTAACAGGCAGGTCTCCAGGGCAATGGCTGCAGGTCCCAGCGCTGGTGGGAGAGCCAGTGTTGAAGTGAGTAGCTCTCCTTTGTCTCTAGTGTTAGGTAGGGATGTGCCTTATAGCCAGGCCAACCTGCAGGCATCCTGTGAATCTTCCCCCAGGTGTTTTTTGTTGCCCCTTTGTCCCCACCTTGCCAGGACAGCACCTAGTGAAGGTGCTGGGGTGTAGGGGAAGGAGCAGTAGCTCAGCACAAGTAGGTTTGCTCCCATCATCCCAACTTTCCTTCCAGGAAAACTGCGATGCCCCTCCCTGGTCTGTCCCACAGCACAAAGGCGGCTGCTGCGGCGCACGGCACAAGGGGCTGCGCTGCTGCCCCGGGACAGAACGGCACCTCCGGGAGCAACTTTCTCCTACCAGAGCAAACCTCCCAGGTATGCTGCCATTCGcgggtgaggaggagggaggccATGCGGGGACTGGTCTTGTCCCACCTCGAACCTCCCAATGCCAGCAGCCCAAAATAAAGAGGCCATGTAGCTGGATGGCACACTGCTGGATTTCAACTCCTTCCCTTTCCAGGGATGAAGTTTCATGCAAAGGGAAATGGAAGAACACTAAGTTCAGAATCTtatctctgtttttatttttaggcagGCATTCATGGGGAAGAAATGACGTACTTTGGGGCAGCCTGTAGTGCAAGAGAGTAATTAAAGACAATATTCTTACCTTCAGTATCATTCTCTCCTCAGTGAATTGGCTGTTCCCAGGGCAGGATCATGTTTGCCTGCCATAATTAGCccaatttttttgttgttgcttttggCTTAAAGTAATTTATCATCCATGGTAGAAAaatctgaataatttatttgtgagttaaaatttaattataCGTTTGCATTTGGCAAAGTGGGGGCAAAGCACTGGCCTGATCTCTCCTTGGCATTTAGGGTGGATCTGAAGAAGGCAATTAAAATCCAAGTGAAAGTGGAAGCCATGGTTTCTGTGGGAGGACTTCCACCAGGATCGTGTCACTCAAGCACAGTCATGTTGTTGAAAGCCTGTCAGGCAACAAAAGTCTGCATTTCCCAGGTACCAAGGGCAACAGCTCTGACCCATGAGAGACAGAGGGCTGCATACCAGATCCTGCACGCTTGTTTCTTTCAGGCATGTTGCAGACCAGACTCTGGTTCATGACCCTGTAATGCTGCTGGAGCCTGTCAACTCAGCCAGCCACTGGCATCCCACCtgcgtgggagggggagggttTTCTCCCCCCCGCTGCAGGGGCGCAGGGGCTTGTACTGGGGTGGGTGCACGGTGCCAGCCGTGGAGCCAGGAGCTCTGCCTGGGTGGCTGTGATGAGCACAGGTGACAGGGACATCTGGTGCTGCCAAGCCTGGGcattccctccctgccctgagTTCAGCCCTCACCTCAAGCCCGGCTGCAGGAGGTGATTTCACAAGCTGTGTGCTGTGGATAACAACCGTGCCTGGGCTAAGTGACTATGCCCGCGACACCCTGTCTGTCCTGTATCCTGGGGCTCAAGGTTTTTCTCAGGAAGACAAGGTGGAGGCAGGCTTGCAGGCACGTCAGGGTCACTGCACACTCTGCCTTGGCTCTCAGCACCCAGTGCTGCATGGGCTGGACAgccgtgctgcctgccccatcGCCAGGCAAGCCCTGAGGAGCAGTGCTCCCCAAAAGACAGGCCTGCTGAGGCCCTGGTGCGGCATGAAGGCTACCTTCTGCTTCCAGATGGGTCCTGGAACGTGCAGGGTGCGTGTTTACTTAAGCAAGCTCACAATAATTTTGATAAGGGTAATTAAAGCCATGACATTTTCAAAGtacttcttcctgttttctctgtcCTTGTTGCGTATGTTCTGCAGCAATGCCgcagcagggaggaagagcACGTATATGCGCAGGGCATCGTGTGGGTGGATGGCTGAAGGACGCTGCGCAGGGTGGAGTTGCTGCGTGTCTGCAGGAAGGGGTGTTGTCTGCATGCCCTGTGCTTGCATGGAGGGTATGAACGTGTTTTGGAGCAGTTATCCATGGTTAGGAGGACTTCAGACACATGCGCTACCAGGCCGAATGCTGTGCAGAGTTTCTGGGAGATGCCAGATACGCCACCAAATATGGTCAGCAATGGGGAGAGCTGTGGGCAGACCTGGAGGGGCTTGGAAGGCAGCCACCAAGagggctcctgcctgcagaaACCCCCCAGGTGCTGTGCCCAGcaaggctgggcagggctgcagcagtgctggggtgcagctgctgccacggagggacaggcagggctcctggcaggcaggcagggctgtgcagcaTCGCAGCTCTCCTGGGCACAAGactttccctcctttcctggCAGCGACTGCCACACACCCACCCCGGTGCTCTGGGCAGCACagagcccagctgctctgcataaaacagcattttctcagTGACTGCTAACGATTTGAGCATAATTTAAGCTAATGGCCTCATACAACACAACACTCTCCACTGTGATTTACTAGACTAGCAAGCATAAGCAGTTGTGACAGTGGCAAccctttcctctgctgaaagCCGTTTGCAGAGGGCCTTGCGCGTGCAGCCAGCCCCGTGCGCAGGgatccagccctgctcctggccatgggggggctgcctggctgtggctggGGGTCCCCCTCTagccctttttctctctcaaccATCAGACGTGCATCCCCTCCTGCAGAGAGGGCAGCTCCAGGGCCTGGTCCTGGGCTGGAGTGCAGGGGGTACCCAGGAGGTGAGGGGGGCCACTGCTGCCACCAGTCCCCTACCCCCAGGCTGACACACGCAGGCTCTCGGCGAGAcaccctctccccagccacTGTCCTGGGGGGCCATGCTGTAGAATCACacaatcattaaggttggaaaagacctcgaggatcaccaagtccaaccgccagcgcaacacccccaggctgcCTCAACCATGtgctgaagtgccacatctacatgttttttgaacctccccagggatggtgactccaccgcctctccgggcagcctgtcaatgcctgaccactcttgcagtaaaggcattcttcctaatatccagcctaaacctcccctgacgcagcttgaggccgtttgCTCTCATCCTCTGCggctctgcagcagaggtgtCCGTTGAGGAGTGGAGGCACAGCCCACACCCCCCCACTCGATGGGGCCCGGGGTCCTGGCCAGAGCATCCCTGTGGCCCCAGCAGCGAGGGGCACGTGGTGTGCTGCCAGGCCCGTGCCAGAGCGGGACATCGAGCCTCTTAATAACAGCACTGGTGGAAATGGTGGAAAAGGGATGCCGAGGAGCTTTGCATGGCCCTCTGCGGGCTCCAGTGCCCAGATTCTGTCCAGGTCATGCTGTCGGCacctttggttttgttgttgcttttctgGCACTTGCGCAATGATCTGTCTCTCCCGGGCAACAGAATGACGAAATAGCTGCTTGCAGCTGCGGCACTGGGGAGGTGAGACCACAGAAATGCCAGGGACCTGCTCCAAGGGGAGTCCAGCTCCTCAGGCCTTCTCTGACACAGGCGGTGGCCTGAGCCCTGCTCCCCCCCTCCTCTGACCCTGCTGCTGTGGCCGCAGTGTGCCGGGCGGGTACCGCCATGGTCTTCAGGCCTGTGgtttcctccagcagctgctcttggCACTGAAACAGCTCTTCTGCTGGCCTCAGaccctgctgctgttttcttgagCGGGCAGATGGGTCAGAAAACGGCAGGATGCTCCTTTGTGTGCACTGTCATGTTAGCAGCCTTCCTGTGCCTTATCGCTGCCCCTGAAACTGCAGTGCGGGTTACTTGTGTGAGGGCACGAACGCTGGCGGCAGAAAGCCCTTCTCTCCGGCCCCCCAACGGCAGAGGAAGCACCGGGGCCGCTGTCAGATCCCTGCGGGTttctctgcagccctgtggcGTCAGTGCAGAGTCGCCACGTGTCAGCACCGCCGTCGGGTGACAGCATGGCCACGCGAGGACCACCGGCGCCCGCTCGGCGCCCCGCGCCGCGGCCCTGCCTGGGCAGCTCCCACGGCACCGGGCCAGTTTTCCGCACGCAGGGGGACGTCCCCAAAGCCTCCTGCTCCGGAGGGTTTGCTCAGCAGCCACCATGCCGGCAGGGACCCTGTGCCCCACCATGATGCCTGGGGCTTGTTgtcctcttctcccaagtcaccagtgatagaacgagaggaaacggccttAAGCTGCAtcagggtaggtttagattgggtattagggaaaACGTCTTCACTACAGGAGTGGTCAgaccctggcacaggctgcccagagaggtgggggagtcaccatccctggggggggttcaaaaaccATATAGACAtggtgcttggggacatggtttaggaggcctgggggtgttgggtcagtggttggacttgatgatttgCTTACAATAACTAGGAATAAGTTATCTAATACTTTTGGTGTAATAGAACTGTTCTTGCAAGTTGAAGTTGCTTTTATCAACATTGGCTTAAAAGAATGGACTTCTAGGGGTCGCCCAAAGGTAACATTACTCCAGCTGCAAACTAGATTTTTGAATTATGTATTGAACTAATGAGCTGGACAAAGCCTGTCTTTCATTAAGAAAGCCTACATCTTGCTGCCATTTGTCTTACGTATACCAAATACTAACCTTTTTTTGCCCATTattgttaatttatttccttgcatTCTAAGTATTCCTTTAGACTACTTCTCTTTTGTAAAAATGTGTCAATAGTATATTTTTGTTCTCGATGCTCTTTTCAAACACTTACTACTGTTATATTTTTAGGACAAAAGTCCTAAATCTATCTGATTTACTGATACAGAAGTATCATCTATGAGCTAGTCGGCCAAAGGaaaattctgaaggaaaaaaaaaaaaccagcattaaAAGATGTTGGTTTTGTAATGGCAGaactgggctggggggggtggggtgggatggcaCAATAATTCTGCTTCcaggatttttcttccacatttaCCTCACCCACACAGTCTTAAGCACAGGTGAtgccagaggtctcttccagctTGGTGCCTCTGTGTCTGTGCAAGGCTGCCCGGAGGGACCGGCCCGGCGGGGGACGGGACCGGGAGCTCTGCCCTGGCTCCGGGCACGCCGGGCCTGGCCGCCCGCACAGCACCGCGGCCACCgagcgccgccgccgggccggaACCTGCGCGCCGGGCCGGAACCTGCGCGCCGGGCGCGGGCGGCGCCGGAACCTTCCCGCGGAACACACACGCCGGGCCGGAGCCTTCCGGCGCGGCGCAGGCGGGACCGGAAGCGGGTTGTCGCGGTCtgcgggcgggcgcggggggatGGAGACCATCCTGGAGCAGCAGCGGCGCTACCATGAGGAGCGGGAGCGGCTCATGGACGTGATGGTGAAGGAGATGCTCACCAAGAAGTCCACGGTGCgcccggggccgcgggggggcggggtgagcggccgccgccgggccTGGGCCCGCACTaaccctgctcctctccccgcAGCTCCGCGACCAGATCAACTCGGACCACCGGACTCGGGCCATGCAGGACGTGAGTgcgccgggagcggggcgggcggcggcctCGGCAGGCCTGGCTGGGCTCCGGCGGCGGCCACGGGAGCAGCGCGGGCCGGGCCTCCGCTTAGCGCGGCCAGAGCGCCCGGGGCTGAGCGGGTCTTGCCGATGGTGACGTCCTGTGTGGCGTTTGgggctttcttctgttttttagAGATACATGGAAGTGAGCGGCAACTTGAGAGACTTGTATGACGACAAGGACGGGTAGGTGCTCGTGCAGGTGCCTCGTCTGGTGCGTGTGTCGAACGTCTGCTGAGTGTGTTTTGCAgatgggctggggggggtcttTTAAGTCAATTTTAAGTATGTGAGGAGTAACACTGATGTGCGAGACCAGGAGTCAAGTTTTGGAGGCTAAACCTGCTAGAGCAGGACCCACGTTGCACCTTGGATATGCACACGTTGGATATCGgtgttctgttattttcttgGTTTAAGTCCTGAGGGGAGGCCATGAGTTGCTTTGAAGGTTTGTAAGTGGAGGCTATGCATGTGCAATGGAAGGCTTGACCCAGAGCCTCAAACTGTAAGCTTGGCAGGCTGTGAGAGCTGATGTCACTTTTGGAGGTTTGCGGATAGTCTTACTGGAGCTTCGTGTGACCAAAATGCAGCACTAGACTTGGAAAAAGACTGTATCAGTGTCaacatgttttcctttcaacttGTAATCTGTCCTTTTTCACGCATTTATAGCTTACGGAAAGAAGAACTCAGTGCCATTTCAGGGCCAAATGAATTTGCGGAGTTCTACAACAGGCTGAAACAAATTAAGGAATTTCACCGGAAGCACCCAAATGAGGTGAGTAGTTATATATACTTCATAAGAACAGCTGATTTGTGGTCTGTTGGACCTCACCCCTACaataaacagactttttttcccccagtttaaTTGCCCTAATATATGAGTATTAAGCACAGTGAAATGTCACTTGAGAAGAGAAGACGTTGGAGGTGAGGTAGTGCTTCAGAGGCAGTACGTAAGCTCCTGTGAGAGCGGTATGAACAGGAGAAGGTGCAAGATGCCAGCTGTGCTCTCTGTTTGCCGTGTGTTAGCTCAGGAGCATTCTGCTGCTCAGCTGGTGTTTGGTCTTCCCTTTCTGATGCTGGCTAAAGTCAGACTCTTTGTGCAAAAGTAATGGTGGATAAATGCTTTGGATACCTTTTCAGTTAACAGTTTTATTGTTTGCAACCTATTGTGATTTCGTATTAATTATTCTAGGACATTAGCTGAAGTAATATTCTTTTCTGTAACTTCTGTATGTTCTTGAAGATCTGCGTTCCGATGTCAGTGGAGTTTGAGGAACTGTTGAAGGCCAGAGACAACCCAAGTGAAGAAGCTCAGAGTAAGTTTGTAGTTTTTCTCTGAGGCCAGTTTAAGTGAAAATATGCTGCTTGCTTGAGAGGCGTTATTTAATGAGTTCTTTGATCTGTTTTGCATGCTTCAGGGTTCCACTTCCATTTTTCTAAAGGacttctgaaaattattcttttgtcATTTAAATTCTGGAATATTTCACAGTAGTGGCGCTCCTCTTGAGGAGCGTTCTGGTGTGCTTGCACTGAGCAGTCAGGTGTCTGATCAACCAGTATCCCACCTGCATTGTAAACACCTTCCTTAAGCATAAATTATTCCACAGTTAATCCTTTAAGTTCTAAAACATATGTATAGTAAGTAGGGAAGATTAAGCTCATAATAAAGCTCTTCATGGTCTTTCCTACAGATCTGGTGGAGTTCACAGATGAGGAAGGGTATGGGCGATACTTAGACCTGCATGATTGTTATCTCAAGTACATTAACCTAAAATCATCAGAGGTAAGTGGCTGCATGTGTCTGGGAACCTCTGCTTCAGGCCAAGGGGTTTTTCTCTGGTTGGTTCATGGTTATTTGTTGGCTTGGTTGGGTTTTATTCTTACATAAATAAGTTTATTTCCAAATAGCTATTTCAAAGTCACTTTGCACATACAGCTTGATGGCATCTGAATTCTGAATGCTGCTTCATGACTCTCCTCTCTTGTTCTCTTCAGCTGATATCTCTCTATCATTAATGTAATGATGGCCTTGTAAAAAGCCTCTGTTTTCTGCTACCAAGTATGGATGGGTGTCTAAGGCAATGTGCTAGAGCCCAGAGAACCCCTGGCCTCTGCAGGCCAGAATAATGGCATGAGcttgtgcttttcttctggTCTGGTAACTGGAAACTGGGTGTTAATTTGGCTGCATGTGTATAAAGTCTGACTCAGACTTCTTTGTTCTTAGAAATTGGATTATATCACTTACTTATCCACATTTGACCAACTCTTCGATATTCccaaggagagaaaaaatgctgaatatAAGAGGTGAGCCTTTCTATCTACCTGCTCCTTTATGACAGTTGATGAGAAGGAATTTGCTTGCAGCTGCTGAGAATATAATTCACAGACAGACTTAACTCATGTAAACTGGGTCACTGAGCTGTAGTAACTCAGTCACATGTCTGATCCCTGAGATAACATGCAGCGCAGCAAAAATGTGGAAAGCCACAGTCTACTCTGTGGAAGGACCTTTCTTTATCCTTGTAACTGCTGCATCTAGAAATCGTGTGCTGAAAACTCATAATCGTGATTACTTCCCTTTGGAGCTCTAGTGGGTATTTGCTTTCCAAAGATGTGGTTAGAGAAATAGGTTACAGGCTGATATGGAATTACCTGTGCTCATGATTACTCTGCCAGGTACCTTGAAATGCTTCTTGAGTACCTGCAGGATTACACGGATCGAGTGAAACCGTTACTGGACCAGAATGAACTTTTTGGGAAAATTCAGACAGAGTTTGAGAAGAAGTGGGAAAATGGAACGTTCCCTGGCTGGCCGGTGAGCAGTTGTGAAGCCCGTGTGAATGCTTCTGTATTTGTGATAGGTTTTCTGTGAATCATTTGTGTAAAGTAATCTCCAAGGTTAAGTCTCATAGCAAGGTGTGTAGCTGTGTATCACAAAGATGCAATTTAATACTAACTTGACCTTGAAAACCAATGTAACAGGTTTGAAACGAACCTTTTTTTAAGGTTTGCCTATATTGTGTCTTTTCTATTGTTCCACTGCTCAGTTAAGTAAGAgaatttttctctgtgaaatgaACTGTGTTTCTTGAGGTTGGAATATTATATTACATGAAGTGTTGTAGGATGACACAGAGATCTTGCATGTGGTTTTTCTTGGCAGAAAGAGACCAGCAGTGCACTCACTCATGCTGGAGCCCACCTGGATCTCTCGGCATTTTCCTCTTGGGAGGTATGTTTTCAGTGCTCTGCACTTAGTG is part of the Phalacrocorax carbo chromosome 22, bPhaCar2.1, whole genome shotgun sequence genome and harbors:
- the SF3A3 gene encoding splicing factor 3A subunit 3, which encodes METILEQQRRYHEERERLMDVMVKEMLTKKSTLRDQINSDHRTRAMQDRYMEVSGNLRDLYDDKDGLRKEELSAISGPNEFAEFYNRLKQIKEFHRKHPNEICVPMSVEFEELLKARDNPSEEAQNLVEFTDEEGYGRYLDLHDCYLKYINLKSSEKLDYITYLSTFDQLFDIPKERKNAEYKRYLEMLLEYLQDYTDRVKPLLDQNELFGKIQTEFEKKWENGTFPGWPKETSSALTHAGAHLDLSAFSSWEELASLGLDRLKSALLALGLKCGGTLEERAQRLFSTKGKSLEALDPSLFAKNPKTKGSKRDTERNKDLAFLEAQIYEYVEVLGEQRHLTHENVQRKQARTGEEREEEEEEQISESESEDEENEIIYNPKNLPLGWDGKPIPYWLYKLHGLNINYNCEICGNYTYRGPKAFQRHFAEWRHAHGMRCLGIPNTAHFANVTQIEDAVSLWAKLKQQKASERWQPDTEEEYEDSSGNVVNKKTYEDLKRQGLL